A stretch of Acaryochloris thomasi RCC1774 DNA encodes these proteins:
- a CDS encoding substrate-binding periplasmic protein, with amino-acid sequence MQSQTSLTVQSGYLNIVASNFDARPMSSMTPGGHRIGYEPSLAHAVCKHLGLTPVWHNLPMQDFYACLQFTSPRTSPYDVVWFNQAITPERQQWVTFTQPYGLFDEAVLVRQTNIISSPDELRGQRVGGLADSTNIVLVGGFADAIAVPYPGSDKVLPEMLAALRAGEIDALIDDELVLMVAAE; translated from the coding sequence ATGCAATCTCAAACCTCACTGACGGTTCAGTCTGGTTATCTGAACATCGTGGCTAGCAACTTCGATGCCCGTCCCATGAGTTCGATGACGCCCGGAGGCCACCGCATTGGATATGAACCCAGCTTGGCCCACGCGGTCTGCAAGCATCTTGGTCTCACCCCCGTGTGGCACAATCTGCCGATGCAGGATTTCTATGCCTGTCTGCAGTTTACTAGCCCCAGAACCAGTCCCTATGATGTTGTGTGGTTCAATCAGGCGATCACACCTGAGCGACAGCAGTGGGTGACGTTCACCCAGCCCTACGGTTTATTTGATGAGGCTGTGTTGGTGCGGCAGACTAATATTATCTCCTCGCCGGATGAGCTGAGGGGGCAGCGAGTTGGGGGCTTAGCAGACAGTACTAATATTGTCTTGGTTGGGGGTTTTGCGGATGCGATCGCAGTTCCCTACCCCGGCAGCGATAAGGTTCTGCCTGAGATGTTGGCAGCATTGAGGGCTGGGGAGATTGATGCCCTCATTGATGATGAACTGGTGTTGATGGTCGCTGCAGAGTAA
- a CDS encoding alpha/beta fold hydrolase, translating into MGDAKLFSIRDFSLQCGTVLPEAQLVYQTYGELNAEHSNAILYPTSYGAQHKDVDWLVRPEGILDPTDWFVIMPNMFGNGLSTSPSNCEAAKKPGFYFTHYDNICAQSELLKSLGIEQLALIYGWSMGAQQGYHWGAIYPERVQRIAALCGTARTTDHNRVFLYSLRAALKTDPAWNGERFEGIPERGFHTFTQIYASWAASQAYYRAKPYLDWGYSSLEDYLLQSWEAGYRKRDPHNLLAMIETWLHCNVSDNPIHHGDYVQAMASISAQTLVMPATTDLYFTTEDCQAEAQLIPNSQYCPIPSIWGHRAGNPYQNPEDEAFIKQAVHQLMSH; encoded by the coding sequence ATGGGTGACGCGAAGCTTTTTTCGATCAGAGACTTTTCGCTGCAGTGTGGGACTGTGCTACCAGAAGCGCAGCTCGTCTATCAAACCTATGGAGAGCTGAACGCAGAGCACTCCAACGCCATTCTTTATCCAACATCCTATGGGGCGCAGCATAAAGATGTAGATTGGTTGGTCCGACCTGAGGGTATTTTAGACCCGACGGACTGGTTCGTGATCATGCCTAATATGTTTGGCAATGGTCTCTCTACGTCGCCCAGTAACTGCGAAGCAGCGAAAAAACCGGGATTTTACTTCACCCACTACGACAATATTTGCGCACAGTCTGAACTGTTAAAAAGTCTTGGTATTGAGCAGTTGGCACTGATCTACGGCTGGTCAATGGGTGCACAGCAAGGGTATCACTGGGGAGCCATTTATCCTGAGCGAGTGCAGCGGATTGCAGCGCTGTGTGGAACGGCAAGAACCACTGACCACAATCGTGTTTTTCTCTACAGCCTCAGGGCCGCTCTCAAAACCGATCCAGCCTGGAATGGTGAACGGTTTGAGGGTATACCAGAACGCGGATTTCACACCTTTACTCAGATCTATGCAAGTTGGGCTGCATCGCAGGCTTATTATCGAGCTAAGCCTTATCTAGATTGGGGCTACAGCTCTTTGGAAGACTATCTATTGCAGAGCTGGGAAGCAGGCTATCGTAAACGCGATCCGCACAACTTATTAGCCATGATTGAAACTTGGCTGCACTGTAACGTCAGTGATAATCCCATCCACCACGGTGACTATGTTCAAGCAATGGCATCTATCTCAGCGCAAACGCTGGTGATGCCTGCCACAACCGATTTGTACTTCACAACCGAAGACTGTCAAGCAGAAGCCCAACTTATCCCCAACAGTCAATATTGCCCAATCCCATCAATTTGGGGGCACCGGGCTGGAAATCCCTATCAAAACCCTGAGGATGAGGCGTTTATTAAACAAGCAGTTCACCAATTGATGAGCCATTAA
- a CDS encoding IS5 family transposase (programmed frameshift), producing the protein MSDKPYATDLTDAEWSILSPLIPKAKTGGHPRTVDMRSVCNAIYYQLKTGCQWHLLPHDFPPSSTVYFYHRRWQRHGHWEQMNHRLREQLRQKLGRDAHPSALATDSQSVKTTGKREEVYGFDGGKKVKGRKRHVLVDSLDLLLKVVVTAANTSERLASAYALMELWDEYRKCLNYVKVLWVDGGYSGDKLALAVWLMIQAKVEVIQRMGPEFELLPKRWVVERTFEWLNWYRRLSKDYERLPDMSEAAIYAVMTRIMLKRLAA; encoded by the exons ATGTCTGATAAACCCTACGCCACTGACCTGACCGATGCAGAGTGGTCTATCTTGTCGCCTTTGATTCCTAAAGCTAAAACAGGCGGTCATCCCCGCACAGTAGATATGCGCTCAGTTTGTAATGCGATCTACTACCAACTCAAAACAGGCTGTCAATGGCACCTACTTCCCCATGATTTTCCGCCCAGCTCAACAGTCTATTTCTACCACCGCAGATGGCAGCGCCATGGCCACTGGGAACAGATGAACCATAGACTGCGTGAGCAACTACGCCAAAAGCTAGGCAGAGATGCCCATCCCAGCGCACTTGCAACAGATAGTCAGTCGGTCAAAACGACTG GAAAAAGGGAAGAGGTGTATGGCTTTGATGGCGGCAAGAAAGTCAAAGGCAGAAAGCGTCATGTCCTCGTCGATAGCTTAGATCTGCTGTTGAAGGTGGTGGTCACTGCGGCCAACACCAGTGAACGATTAGCTAGCGCCTATGCCCTGATGGAGTTATGGGATGAGTACCGAAAATGTCTCAATTACGTCAAGGTATTGTGGGTTGATGGCGGCTATAGCGGCGACAAGCTTGCATTGGCGGTATGGCTGATGATTCAAGCAAAGGTCGAAGTGATTCAACGCATGGGGCCAGAGTTTGAACTTTTACCTAAGCGGTGGGTCGTTGAACGCACCTTTGAGTGGCTCAACTGGTATCGGCGTTTGAGTAAGGATTACGAGCGCTTACCAGACATGAGTGAGGCGGCTATCTATGCGGTGATGACGAGAATCATGCTGAAACGATTAGCGGCCTAA
- a CDS encoding fatty acid desaturase, producing the protein MVSEVFQPPSPAAVPVANPRQILATRDLAALNERSNLEGSVRLTAHLAIIGLSGYLWGTGSTWLALPSLFLYGISLAFMFCAMHECAHRTAFANAKLNDGAAWFAGLLSFYNSTFYRRYHKWHHRYTRIAGKDPELGDLEPENVLQYLWQLSGIPWWQGKIVGHLKTAFGQLDNCYFLPEATHAEVIRSTRLQLGIGVAIALISTTLGHPWFLAKYWLLPLAVGQPFLRFILLAEHTGCSSDDNPLTNTRTTLTLSPLQLLMWNMSYHTEHHLYPSIPFHRLPKAHQQLKTHFAHIEPGYLNVNQKIVAAFK; encoded by the coding sequence ATGGTCTCTGAAGTTTTCCAGCCCCCCAGCCCAGCGGCAGTTCCTGTTGCGAATCCCCGTCAGATTTTAGCGACCCGCGACCTTGCGGCATTGAATGAGCGCTCTAACCTCGAAGGTAGCGTGAGGCTAACGGCCCACTTAGCCATCATTGGTCTTAGCGGTTATCTGTGGGGAACTGGCTCTACTTGGCTAGCCCTACCGTCTCTTTTCCTGTACGGCATCAGCCTAGCGTTCATGTTTTGCGCGATGCACGAATGTGCGCATCGGACAGCTTTCGCCAACGCTAAGCTCAATGACGGAGCGGCTTGGTTTGCAGGTCTGCTATCGTTCTACAACAGCACCTTCTATCGGCGCTATCACAAGTGGCACCATCGCTACACCCGGATTGCAGGCAAAGATCCTGAGTTGGGTGATCTAGAACCTGAAAATGTATTGCAATACCTATGGCAGCTCAGTGGGATTCCTTGGTGGCAAGGGAAGATTGTCGGTCATCTTAAAACAGCGTTCGGGCAACTGGATAATTGTTACTTTTTGCCTGAAGCAACCCATGCAGAGGTGATTCGCTCCACTCGGCTACAGTTGGGTATAGGGGTTGCGATCGCACTTATCTCAACCACCCTTGGTCATCCTTGGTTCCTAGCAAAATACTGGCTTCTGCCATTAGCCGTAGGCCAACCCTTTCTCCGCTTCATTCTCCTTGCCGAGCATACAGGCTGCAGCAGTGATGACAATCCCCTCACCAACACCCGCACAACCCTAACCCTATCGCCGCTCCAGCTCCTAATGTGGAACATGTCTTATCACACAGAGCACCACCTGTACCCCTCCATTCCCTTTCACAGGCTACCGAAAGCACACCAGCAGTTAAAAACGCACTTTGCCCATATTGAACCAGGCTACTTGAACGTCAATCAAAAGATAGTTGCAGCATTCAAGTAA
- a CDS encoding ABC transporter ATP-binding protein, translated as MVNSISSVALTTRNLTLAYEGKTIIESLNLAIPTGKITMLVGPNGCGKSTLLKGLGRLLKPRQGTVYLGEDAITKLSTKEIAKRLGLLPQGPTAPEGLTVKDLVAQGRYPHQSWLQQWSKEDEQKVNWALSITQMQEFTHCALDNLSGGQRQRAWIAMTLAQDTEILLLDEPTTYLDLAHQIEILDLLYDLNQQQNRTILMVLHDLNQACRYADHLVVVKAGKICSQGNPKQVMTEAMMRAVFGLESQIISDPVSRTPLCIPIGRKGAIKPKLSALSIQPE; from the coding sequence AATCTAACACTGGCTTACGAAGGTAAGACCATTATTGAGTCTCTTAATTTGGCGATTCCAACCGGTAAGATTACGATGTTGGTGGGGCCAAATGGCTGCGGCAAATCTACCTTACTGAAGGGACTTGGACGCTTATTGAAGCCTAGGCAAGGGACGGTGTACTTAGGCGAGGATGCGATCACAAAACTTTCAACAAAAGAGATTGCAAAACGCCTAGGCTTGCTGCCCCAAGGCCCCACTGCACCCGAGGGTTTGACAGTGAAAGATCTGGTCGCTCAGGGTCGCTACCCTCATCAAAGCTGGTTGCAGCAATGGTCTAAAGAAGACGAGCAAAAGGTGAATTGGGCTTTGTCTATTACTCAAATGCAGGAATTTACCCACTGTGCTCTGGACAATCTATCTGGTGGACAACGCCAGCGAGCCTGGATCGCTATGACTTTAGCTCAGGATACCGAAATTTTACTATTAGATGAACCCACAACCTATCTTGATCTTGCGCACCAGATAGAGATTTTAGATTTGCTCTATGACTTAAACCAACAGCAGAACCGAACGATTTTGATGGTGCTGCACGATCTGAATCAGGCGTGCCGGTATGCCGATCATCTAGTGGTGGTAAAAGCAGGCAAAATTTGCAGCCAAGGCAATCCCAAACAGGTGATGACTGAAGCAATGATGCGAGCAGTATTCGGCTTAGAGAGCCAGATTATTAGCGATCCAGTTTCTAGAACTCCCTTATGCATCCCAATAGGACGAAAAGGAGCAATAAAACCGAAACTGTCAGCCCTGAGTATCCAGCCTGAATAA
- a CDS encoding ammonium transporter, producing the protein MTPESQEFLATFVSESYYYWASVFMLVIHVGFLAYEGGASRAKNVLATMTKNLLTLSIVGLTFFFFGWWVYNAFPLFPLTGGIVGPWTDPNAEGTVGEVLALVQASYPWSPALGPNVSDNLTGVFWFAFALFAMTTASILSGAVIERIKVGAYAILAVVLGSFTWVVAASWGWSPFGWFFTQFGYHDFGCSAVVHGVSGFFALGVLINLGPRIGKFDPTGKPRTILPHNLPLTMVGLMLIFVGFYAFLAACVIFVPGQTVEATIYDTPMTLASIGVNTTLALASGIVGAYISSKADPFFTISGGLAGIISVGAGLDLYSPVLVILIAFIGAYTMPFVGKAIEQAGIDDAVGAFAVHGYCGMLGAMAVGVIATGYPQGDGIPLTGFVGQLIGTAVCTILLGFIPGYGVSFVLKKLNMLRVPEAEEITGLDLADFSLRGYPEYSIIEQEEHNGRVSSPMAPVSSGTPQR; encoded by the coding sequence ATGACCCCCGAATCGCAAGAGTTTTTGGCAACGTTCGTCTCGGAGTCCTATTACTATTGGGCATCCGTCTTTATGCTAGTCATTCACGTTGGCTTTCTAGCCTACGAAGGTGGAGCCTCTCGGGCTAAGAATGTACTGGCAACGATGACTAAAAATCTGCTGACGCTTTCTATTGTGGGCCTCACCTTTTTCTTCTTTGGCTGGTGGGTCTACAATGCCTTCCCCCTCTTCCCGCTGACAGGCGGCATTGTTGGTCCCTGGACGGATCCAAATGCGGAAGGCACCGTTGGCGAAGTACTGGCACTGGTTCAGGCCTCCTATCCTTGGTCCCCGGCCTTAGGGCCGAACGTTTCCGATAATTTGACCGGCGTTTTCTGGTTTGCTTTTGCCCTCTTTGCCATGACCACCGCCTCAATTCTGTCCGGGGCAGTCATCGAAAGAATAAAGGTGGGAGCCTATGCGATCCTGGCCGTTGTGCTGGGTTCCTTTACCTGGGTTGTCGCTGCGTCTTGGGGCTGGAGTCCCTTCGGCTGGTTTTTTACCCAGTTTGGCTATCACGACTTTGGCTGTTCAGCCGTTGTTCACGGGGTTTCTGGCTTTTTTGCACTGGGAGTATTAATCAACCTTGGTCCTCGGATTGGTAAGTTTGACCCAACGGGAAAACCCAGAACAATCCTGCCCCACAATCTCCCCTTGACGATGGTGGGTCTGATGCTGATTTTTGTCGGTTTCTACGCCTTCTTGGCCGCCTGCGTTATTTTTGTACCCGGTCAGACTGTAGAAGCAACCATCTACGATACGCCGATGACACTGGCCTCCATTGGGGTAAATACGACCCTTGCCCTCGCCTCTGGCATAGTCGGTGCCTACATCAGCTCCAAAGCAGATCCGTTCTTTACGATTTCAGGAGGGCTGGCTGGCATCATCTCGGTGGGAGCGGGTCTTGACTTGTACAGTCCCGTGCTCGTCATTCTCATTGCCTTCATCGGAGCCTACACCATGCCCTTTGTAGGCAAAGCCATTGAGCAAGCTGGAATTGATGATGCCGTAGGTGCTTTTGCAGTCCACGGCTACTGCGGCATGCTTGGTGCGATGGCGGTGGGTGTGATAGCGACTGGCTACCCTCAGGGCGACGGCATTCCCCTGACAGGCTTTGTCGGACAGTTGATAGGGACGGCAGTCTGTACGATCCTTCTGGGCTTCATTCCTGGCTATGGGGTCAGCTTTGTACTCAAGAAACTCAATATGCTGCGCGTGCCTGAAGCGGAAGAAATTACAGGTTTAGACCTAGCTGATTTCAGCTTGAGAGGCTACCCCGAGTACTCAATCATTGAACAAGAAGAACACAACGGTCGGGTTTCCTCGCCCATGGCTCCTGTCTCTTCAGGAACTCCGCAACGTTAA
- a CDS encoding GntR family transcriptional regulator, giving the protein MSIPLHIAISEKLRHQIEAGDYLPGEKLPSEHQLMETFHVSRITVRQAIANLVNQGLVKAQRGKGVFVTPQQKVAYSLSSPLVFMEQDLADDGIQLTFKSLTFRKVRPSNQVREVLQLSPQASVYLQKKLLRMDGAVGAIDVSYILPELGQKLAPQLKKKMTFPTLEENGISIERVDALIECTHADYEMSEHLEVPLGQPLIVYRYTACCDRNKPILHGETISRADRFCYSLSTKR; this is encoded by the coding sequence ATGTCCATTCCCCTGCATATCGCGATCTCTGAAAAACTTCGTCACCAAATCGAGGCAGGTGACTATCTGCCTGGGGAGAAATTGCCCAGTGAGCATCAGTTGATGGAGACTTTTCACGTCAGCCGAATTACCGTTAGACAGGCTATTGCTAACCTCGTCAATCAGGGATTGGTGAAGGCGCAGCGAGGCAAAGGCGTTTTTGTCACGCCTCAGCAGAAAGTGGCCTATTCACTGTCGAGTCCTCTGGTTTTTATGGAGCAGGATCTAGCAGATGATGGCATACAACTGACGTTCAAAAGTTTGACCTTCCGTAAGGTGCGTCCTTCTAATCAAGTCCGAGAAGTTTTACAGCTCAGTCCTCAGGCCAGTGTTTATCTGCAGAAAAAGTTGTTGCGAATGGATGGGGCTGTCGGGGCCATTGACGTCAGCTATATTCTGCCTGAGTTAGGCCAGAAATTGGCTCCTCAGCTAAAGAAGAAAATGACCTTTCCTACTTTAGAAGAGAACGGTATCTCCATTGAGCGTGTCGATGCTCTGATCGAATGCACCCATGCTGATTACGAAATGAGCGAACACCTTGAGGTTCCCCTCGGACAGCCGCTGATTGTTTATCGATATACTGCTTGTTGCGATCGCAACAAGCCCATTCTGCACGGTGAAACCATCTCGCGGGCAGACCGTTTCTGCTATTCCCTTAGTACCAAACGGTAG